Proteins encoded within one genomic window of Cucumis sativus cultivar 9930 chromosome 3, Cucumber_9930_V3, whole genome shotgun sequence:
- the LOC101208864 gene encoding transcription factor AS1 yields MATSNGGFLQTDSSTSPPSLPPWLSNSNGGSSLRPPSPSVTLTLSSPTVPAYTPIPWLQQPDRMPENMPLVLGNLAPQMSMPSCGGSLFASELVECCRELDEGHRAWAAHKKETAWRLRRQELQLESEKASRIRLKMEEVEGKVKALREEEKIALERIEAEYKEQLAGFRKDAEAKEQKLAEQWAAKHMSLTKFLEHMGCRTRIAESSGR; encoded by the coding sequence ATGGCCACTTCCAATGGGGGATTTCTTCAAACTGATTCATCCACTTCACCACCATCTCTTCCTCCTTGGCTTTCCAACTCCAACGGTGGCTCTTCGCTCCGACCGCCTTCCCCATCAGTCACCTTAACATTATCTTCCCCCACAGTTCCAGCCTACACTCCCATCCCCTGGTTGCAACAGCCAGACAGAATGCCAGAAAACATGCCTCTTGTATTAGGCAATTTAGCACCTCAAATGTCAATGCCATCATGTGGTGGTAGCCTCTTTGCTTCTGAGCTCGTCGAGTGCTGCCGAGAGCTCGACGAAGGCCACCGTGCTTGGGCAGCACACAAGAAGGAAACAGCATGGAGGTTAAGAAGACAAGAGTTGCAATTGGAGTCGGAGAAGGCGTCTCGGATTCGACTGAAGATGGAAGAGGTTGAAGGGAAAGTAAAAGCTcttagagaagaagagaagattgCTTTGGAAAGGATTGAAGCTGAGTATAAGGAACAATTGGCAGGGTTTAGAAAAGATGCTGAGGCTAAAGAACAAAAGTTGGCTGAGCAATGGGCTGCTAAGCATATGAGCCTTACTAAGTTTCTTGAGCATATGGGATGCAGGACTAGAATTGCTGAGTCAAGTGGGAGGTGA
- the LOC101203548 gene encoding transcription factor MYB3R-3, giving the protein MEEAKQEECCLENKQSTAATSSSVSEGSGSATAKSPWMCSPASTSPSHRRTSGPIRRAKGGWTPQEDETLRNAVAAFKGKNWKKIAEYFHDRSEVQCLHRWQKVLNPDLVKGPWTQEEDDKIIELVSKYGPTKWSLIAKSLPGRIGKQCRERWHNHLNPDIKKDAWTLEEELALMDAHRLHGNKWAEIARVLPGRTDNAIKNHWNSSLKKKLDFYLATGKLPPVAKNSSQNGARDTTKTPPAKRFPPYSSKGSDSTAQTSSGNTDLYKLDESCKDQIESSAPPDEDMVASTSGVLNESANSRHVKRWVGPSNIMDPRCRKSGTARKNGTITHGEAENDIGKFDEDKILRTPSRFESPKYGSLCYEPPQLETSIPVDSELLSMYLLETNNNSITSPIGIFTPPCVKTRNLSIHSPESILRIAARSFPSTPSILRKRKTETQTCLPLKEMQDVESETVKDVSCEAGHDEILNNSDSRLGSPNGSLCDSPSPSNDHSPTRSNSKAFNASPPYRLTSKRTAISRSVEKQLEFAFDKEKNNHTIKSLESDEISSR; this is encoded by the exons ATGGAAGAGGCGAAACAAGAAGAGTGTTGTCTTGAAAATAAACAATCTACTGCTGCTACGAGTTCCTCTGTTTCTGAAGGTAGTGGCAGCGCAACTGCCAAGTCTCCTTGGATGTGTAGTCCAGCATCGACATCTCCTTCTCATAG GAGGACCAGTGGCCCCATTCGTCGAGCTAAGGGTGGCTGGACTCCTCAAGAG GATGAAACATTGAGAAATGCCGTTGCAGCTTTCAAAGGGAAGAATTGGAAGAAAATAG CTGAGTACTTCCATGATAGATCAGAAGTTCAATGTCTGCATAGATGGCAGAAGGTTCTCAATCCGGATCTTGTTAAGGGACCATGGACTCAGGAG gaagatgataaaattattgagcTGGTTTCGAAGTATGGACCTACCAAATGGTCTTTGATAGCAAAGTCTTTGCCTGGTCGCATAGGGAAACAATGCCGAGAGAG GTGGCATAATCATTTGAATCCAGATATAAAGAAGGATGCTTGGACATTAGAAGAGGAATTGGCTCTCATGGATGCACATCGGTTACATGGGAACAAATGGGCTGAAATAGCCAGGGTTTTACCTGGAAG GACGGACAATGCgataaaaaatcattggaatAGTTCCTTGAAGAAAAAGCTAGATTTTTATTTGGCAACCGGTAAGCTTCCACCCGTTGCAAAAAATAGTTCCCAGAATGGTGCTAGAGACACTACTAAGACTCCACCTGCCAAAAGGTTCCCTCCTTACTCAAGTAAGGGATCGGATTCAACTGCCCAAACATCATCAGGTAACACAGACTTGTACAAATTGGACGAAAGCTGTAAGGACCAAATTGAGTCATCAGCACCTCCCGATGAAGATATGGTTGCTTCAACAAGTGGGGTTTTGAATGAGTCTGCTAATTCTAGACATGTCAAACGCTGGGTAGGACCTTCAAATATCATGGATCCAAGATGCAGGAAATCTGGGACAGCACGAAAGAATGGGACTATAACTCACGGTGAAGCAGAGAATGATATTGGCAAATTTGATGAAGATAAAATTCTACGAACACCTTCAAGATTTGAATCCCCAAAGTATGGTTCTTTGTGCTACGAGCCACCCCAATTAGAAACTAGTATTCCAGTAGATTCAGAACTTTTAAGCATGTACCTGCTCGAgacaaataataattcaatcacTTCGCCTATTGGTATCTTCACTCCCCCTTGTGTGAAGACTAGAAACTTGAGTATACACAGTCCAGAGTCAATATTAAGAATTGCGGCTAGAAGTTTCCCGAGCACTCCCTCAATACTACGCAAGAGAAAAACTGAAACTCAAACTTGTCTCCCTCTTAAAGAGATGCAAGACGTAGAATCAGAAACAGTCAAGGACGTCTCCTGTGAAGCTGGTCATGATGAAATACTTAATAATAGTGACAGCAGATTGGGTTCACCAAATGGAAGCTTATGTGACAGTCCTAGTCCCAGTAATGATCACAGCCCCACCAGATCAAACAGCAAGGCTTTCAATGCATCTCCTCCATACCGGTTAACATCCAAACGAACAGCTATTTCGAGATCTGTGGAAAAACAACTTGAGTTTGCATTTGACAAGGAGAAGAACAACCATACTATCAAGTCACTAGAATCAGATGAGATCTCCTCCAGATAA
- the LOC101206360 gene encoding E3 ubiquitin-protein ligase PRT6, which produces MDEMDIGSPSESAPLKPRDRILRRLAVLGVPDELLDQLFRGLVTFVKDNKFLIPELVSAILPTDVEVVEVIRDAIPGAKKSLAGPTMKANFRESMMWLQWLMFESEPAYALKNLSKMSVGQRGVCGAVWGHNDIAYRCRTCEHDPTCAICVPCFQSGNHQDHDYSIIYTGGGCCDCGDATAWKREGFCSKHKGAEQIQPLPEEYVKSVGPILDALFTSWKNKLLSAEDISVEDPKLSDRVTEHKKVANELTFAVVEMLLDFCKHSESLLSFVSKRVISSAGLLDILVRLERLLTDGVVKKVHELLLKLLGEPVFKYEFAKVFLNYYPTVISEAIEDSSDHALKKYPLLPTFSVQIFTVPTLTPRLVEEMNLLSILLGCLEDIFISCVSEDGRLQVVKWSNLYETTIRVVEDVRFVMSHAVVPRYVIYQQQDILRTWLRLLTFVQGMDPQKRETGLHIEEENENVHLPFGLDHSVANIHSLLVKEAFSAASSSSCEDSADAMYFQTYKQNVDDIDSVRHAKVGRLSQDSAACNVLGKSSASTSASRVDDVCSDAISSTIMWLTYECLKIIDSWLGTENISGSIPNMLDESISLAPSCKFYSLRKTSALASKKLSYKMEKGKFEKLSRRSKYHNRQYSSRMYSGLQMSIDNEHGISLGEDNHLMDVTNDTVTDEDYAMEIDALHFLSLSSWPNIVYDVSSQDISIHIPLHRLLSLLLQKALRSCFSESGVPSATGASSSNLSSEYVDFFKSVLTDCHPFGFSSFVMEHPLRIKVFCAEVNAGMWRRNGDAALLSCELYRSIRWSEQCLELDLFLLQCCAAMAPPDLYVSRILERFRLSNYLSLDVERPSEYEPILVQEMLTLIIQVVNERRFCGLTVAESLKRELIYKLAIGDATHSQLVKALPRDLSKCHQLQEILDTIAVYSNPSGFNQGMYSLHWKYWKELDLYHPRWSLRDLQVAEERYLRSCGVSALTSQLPKWTKIYPPFRGLARIATCKTALQFIRAVLFYSVFSEISTKSRAPDSVLLSALHLLALALDICFQQKESSDQSFDAPDSIPLLLFATEEIDEGLAYGFGRQSLLSLLILLMKMHKKKEGRENLLEAGSCNLSSLVESLLKKFSEIDSHCMGKVQQLAPEILGYLSQSVPTSTTSRPTETSDSEKRKAKARERQAAILEKMRAEQSKFLASVDASVDDDDTEFGQEPEKPNVSDSAEQSETVCSLCHDSSSSVPISFLILLQKSKLVSLIDRGAVSWDQPYCRDEHTSTTSKRDLDQSGVSTSSAGSVVISSPQFSELIQNAVKEYTNHGLPGEVGAFLDFVKSHFPPLRDIQVPGTSNVKGEKIIFSFDTLEEDIYLSVCKEMHDTLHSKFNDDEKISKVASGGDSRSVLHVKYIAALSRELAENHSTSESARNIHMPVESLQPTILNEIGPTDCDGIYLSSCGHAVHQGCLDRYLSSLKERFARRIVFEGGHIVDPEQGEFLCPVCRRLSNSTLPAFPREFQKIWSPRTSSVGTLSHVSGHLNKSNERVNPLYIQEAVALLQSAAKAVGKNNVLKDISVHRHKKVSRNLEAVSLVLSKLYFSWKQDKLISSSRVNPSILMWDTLKYSLVSMEIAARSKTDMNPSIGLNTLYKELKTSGGFVLSLLLKVIQSVKCEDSLLLLQRLCGIQRFADSICSGMSNENASDSCGRGILHILTSLRSELPQFDSQFLSRGSDPVIAHDPFASLMWVLFCLPFPFLSCRESLLSLVHIFYLVSVTQAIITYFIKSQWEVDGLGSSDCLITDICKIMGESGYARQYFVSNYTEPSCNVKDTVRNLTFPYLRRCALLLQLLSSSARVPIFDGETALETYLVGNNMIDNITVELNEVEKLQKMFEIPPLDIVLKDRTSRLLVSKWFCHFNKEFEFQRFKIIKHCTPAVAFQLIRLPHVYHDLLQRYIKKRCADCKHVIDDPALCLICGKLCSPSWKSCCRESGCQAHANICAAGTGVFLLIRRTTILLQRSARQAPWPSPYLDAFGEEDIEMRRGKPLYLNEERYAALSYMVACHGLDRSSKVLGQTTIGSIFVI; this is translated from the exons ATGGATGAAATGGATATTGGCTCCCCTTCTGAATCTGCGCCACTTAAGCCGCGTGATCGAATTCTACGG CGGCTTGCTGTACTTGGAGTTCCTGATGAGCTATTGGATCAACTTTTTCGCGGTCTAGTTACTTTTGTTAAGGACAACAAGTTTCTTATACCGGAGCTGGTATCTGCAATTTTGCCTACTGATGTCGAAGTGGTAGAAGTTATACGAGATGCTATACCTGGGGCAAAAAAATCTCTAGCAGGCCCAACCATGAAAGCTAATTTCCGTGAAAGCATGATGTGGTTACAGTGGTTGATGTTTGAAAGTGAACCAGCTTATGCTCTGAAGAACCTGTCAAAAATGAGTGTTGGCCAGCGTGGTGTATGTGGTGCTGTTTGGGGACATAATGATATAGCTTATAGATGCCGAACTTGTGAACATGACCCAACTTGTGCAATTTGTGTCCCTTGCTTTCAGAGTGGAAACCACCAGGATCATGATTACTCCATAATTTATACAGGTGGTGGTTGCTGTGACTGTGGTGATGCCACGGCATGGAAGCGGGAGGGGTTTTGCTCAAAGCATAAAGGTGCAGAACAAATACAACCACTTCCAGAAGAATATGTTAAATCTGTAGGGCCTATACTTGATGCACTCTTCACATCTTGGAAAAACAAACTCTTATCTGCAGAAGATATTAGCGTGGAAGACCCTAAATTGAGTGACCGTGTTACAGAGCATAAAAAGGTTGCAAACGAGTTAACATTTGCTGTGGTTGAGATGCTTTTAGATTTCTGCAAGCACAGTGAAAGCTTACTCAGCTTTGTTTCAAAGAGAGTGATTTCTTCAGCTGGCTTGTTGGATATTTTGGTGAGGTTAGAGAGACTGTTAACTGATGGCGTAGTGAAGAAAGTCCACGAGTTACTTCTTAAATTGCTGGGAGAGCctgtatttaaatatgaatttgcaaaagtttttttgaattattatccTACTGTTATCAGTGAAGCTATAGAAGACAGTAGTGACCACGCTCTTAAAAAGTATCCACTATTGCCAACTTTCTCAGTGCAGATATTCACTGTTCCAACACTTACTCCTCGTTTGGTGGAGGAAATGAACTTATTGTCTATCCTTTTGGGATGCTTAGAagatattttcatttcttgcGTAAGCGAAGATGGTCGCTTGCAG GTTGTAAAGTGGAGTAATTTGTATGAAACCACCATCCGTGTAGTTGAAGATGTCAGATTTGTTATGAGTCATGCTGTAGTGCCCAGATATGTAATCTATCAGCAGCAGGATATCCTAAGAACTTGGTTGAGACTGCTGACTTTTGTGCAAGGAATGGATCCTCAGAAGAGAGAAACAGGCCTCcatatagaagaagaaaatgaaaatgtccATTTGCCTTTTGGTTTAGATCATTCTGTTGCTAACATTCATTCTCTATTGGTGAAGGAAGCATTTTCTGCTGCTAGTAGTAGTAGTTGTGAAGATTCAGCTGATGCAATGTATTTCCAAACGTACAAGCAGAACGTAGACGACATAGATAGTGTTAGACATGCTAAAGTAGGACGTCTATCACAGGACAGTGCTGCATGTAATGTATTGGGAAAGAGTAGTGCATCCACATCTGCATCAAGAGTTGATGACGTGTGTTCAGATGCAATATCATCAACTATTATGTGGCTGACTTACGAGTGTTTGAAGATTATTGATAGTTGGTTGGGAACTGAAAATATATCTGGAAGCATTCCAAACATGCTTGATGAGAGCATTAGTCTAGCCCCTAGTTGcaaattttattcattgaGAAAAACGTCTGCCCTGGCATCAAAGAAATTGTCATACAAGATGGAGAAGGGTAAATTTGAGAAGCTTTCTAGAAGAAGCAAATACCATAATAGACAATATTCCTCTCGTATGTACAGTGGCCTTCAAATGAGTATTGACAATGAGCATGGTATAAGTCTTGGAGAAGACAACCACTTGATGGATGTGACCAATGATACAGTTACTGATGAAGACTATGCCATGGAGATCGATGCTCTACATTTCCTAAGCTTATCTTCTTGGCCAAACATTGTTTATGATGTTAGTTCACAGGATATATCTATTCACATCCCATTACATCGGCTACTTTCCTTGCTTTTACAGAAGGCGTTGAGAAGCTGTTTTAGTGAATCTGGGGTGCCAAGTGCAACAGGTGCTAGTTCCTCAAATTTGTCATCTGAATATGTGGACTTCTTTAAAAGTGTTCTTACAGACTGTCATCCATTCggtttttcttcatttgttatGGAGCATCCTCTACgcattaaagttttttgtgCTGAGGTTAATGCTGGAATGTGGCGGAGGAATGGAGATGCAGCCCTATTGTCATGTGAGTTGTATCGATCGATCCGGTG GTCAGAACAATGTCTGGAGCTTGATCTCTTTCTATTGCAGTGTTGTGCGGCAATGGCTCCACCTGATCTTTATGTCAGTAGAATTTTAGAACGCTTCCGATTATCAAACTATCTTTCACTGGATGTTGAACGCCCTAGTGA GTACGAGCCTATTTTAGTGCAAGAGATGCTCACATTGATCATACAAGTAGTCAATGAAAGGAGATTTTGTGGACTTACAGTTGCTGAAAGCTTGAAGAGAGAGTTGATTTACAAGTTGGCAATTGGAGATGCTACTCATAGTCAACTTGTAAAAGCACTCCCTCGTGATCTTTCCAAATGTCATCAGCTGCAGGAAATTCTAGATACAATTGCTGTCTATTCCAATCCCTCTGGATTTAATCAG GGGATGTATTCTTTACATTGGAAGTATTGGAAAGAGTTGGATCTGTACCACCCTCGTTGGAGTTTACGGGACCTGCAGGTTGCTGAAGAACGATATTTGAGGTCATGTGGTGTATCTGCTTTGACCTCACAGCTACCTAAATGGACAAAAATCTATCCTCCTTTTAGAGGATTGGCTAGAATAGCTACTTGTAAAACAGCCCTTCAATTCATTCGTGCTGTACTGTTTTATTCTGTTTTCTCTGAGATATCAACTAAATCACGGGCTCCAGATAGTGTCCTGTTAAGTGCTCTGCACTTGCTAGCGTTGGCATTGGACATCTGCTTTCAGCAGAAGGAATCAAGTGACCAATCATTTGATGCTCCAGATTCTATTCCTTTGCTTCTTTTTGCCACCGAAGAAATTGACGAGGGTTTAGCATATGGTTTTGGCAGACAAAGCTTATTATctcttcttattttgttaatgaaaatgcacaagaaaaaggaaggtCGAGAAAACTTGTTGGAGGCTGGAAGTTGCAACCTGTCCTCTCTGGTTGAAAGcttgttgaagaaattttcAGAGATTGATTCTCATTGCATGGGAAAAGTTCAGCAACTTGCCCCTGAAATTCTTGGTTACTTGTCTCAATCTGTACCTACTAGTACTACCAGTAGACCGACCGAAACTTCTGATAGTGAGAAGCGGAAGGCAAAGGCTCGAGAGAGACAAGCTGCTATATTG GAAAAAATGAGAGCCGAGCAATCAAAATTTTTGGCCAGTGTTGATGCCTCTGTGGATGACGATGATACAGAATTTGGGCAAGAACCTGAGAAACCCAATGTCAGTGACAGTGCTGAACAATCTGAAACAGTTTGCTCGCTTTGCCATGATTCTAGTTCCAGTGTTCCTATTTCTTTTCTGATTCTTTTGCAG AAATCGAAGCTTGTGAGTTTAATTGATCGAGGTGCTGTATCATGGGATCAACCTTACTGCAGAGATGAACATACCTCAACAACGTCAAAAAGGGATCTTGATCAATCAGGAGTAAGCACCTCCTCTGCAGGTTCAGTAGTGATTTCATCACCACAGTTTTCAGAGCTCATTCAGAATGCTGTAAAAGAATACACCAATCATGGACTACCTGGGGAAGTTGGCGCTTTCCTGGATTTTGTGAAGTCTCATTTTCCTCCCTTACGAGACATCCAAGTGCCTGGTACATCAAATGTTAAAGGAGAAAAGATAATATTCAGCTTTGATACTTTGGAagaagatatttatttatctgtTTGTAAAGAAATGCATGATACTCTGCATTCTAAATTCAACGACGatgaaaaaatttctaaagttGCAAGTGGAGGAGATTCTAGGTCTGTGCTGCATGTAAAATATATAGCTGCTCTATCAAGGGAACTGGCAGAAAATCATTCAACTTCTGAAAGCGCTCGTAACATTCACATGCCTGTTGAATCTTTACAGCCTACCATATTGAATGAAATTGGTCCTACAGATTGTGATGgaatttatctttcttcttgtGGGCATGCTGTGCATCAAGGATGTCTTGATAGATACTTATCTTCATTGAAGGAAAG GTTTGCTCGTAGAATTGTATTTGAAGGAGGGCATATTGTTGATCCTGAGCAG GGAGAATTCTTGTGCCCGGTGTGCAGACGTCTTTCAAATTCCACTTTGCCTGCATTTCCTAGggaatttcaaaagatttggaGCCCGAGGACGAGTTCAGTTGGGACTCTTTCTCATGTTTCAGGTCATcttaataaatcaaatgaaagAGTGAATCCACTTTATATTCAGGAAGCAGTAGCTCTCTTGCAATCTGCAGCTAAGGCTGTTGGGAAGAATAACGTTCTTAAAGATATTTCTGTACACAGACATAAGAAAGTGAGTCGCAATCTCGAAGCTGTTTCACTTGTTCTGTCTaagttgtatttttcttgGAAACAGGATAAGTTAATAAGCTCCTCCCGGGTTAATCCATCAATTCTTATGTGGGACACTCTCAAGTATTCCCTCGTATCAATGGAAATTGCTGCTCGTAGTAAGACTGATATGAATCCCAGTATTGGCCTTAATACATTGTATAAGGAGCTTAAAACTTCTGGTGGTTTTGTGTTGTCTTTATTGCTAAAAGTGATCCAAAGCGTTAAGTGTGAGGATTCTCTCCTTTTGCTTCAAAGATTATGTGGTATTCAAAGGTTTGCAGATTCCATCTGCTCTGGAATGTCAAATGAAAATGCTAGTGACTCATGTGGACGAG GTATCCTCCACATCTTGACCAGTCTTCGTTCAGAATTGCCACAATTTGATAGCCAGTTCTTGAGCAGAGGATCTGATCCTGTTATTGCCCATGATCCATTCGCATCGTTGATGTGGGTTCTCTTTTGCCTTCCTTTCCCCTTTTTATCGTGTAGGGAATCCTTGCTTTCCCTTGTGCATATCTTCTACCTAGTTTCTGTGACGCAG GCTATAATCACATATTTCATCAAGTCTCAATGGGAGGTAGATGGGTTGGGTTCTAGTGATTGCTTGATCACTGATATCTGCAAAATTATGGGAGAATCTGGATATGCCCGACagtattttgtttcaaattacACAGAGCCATCTTGTAATGTTAAGGATACAGTACGTAACTTGACTTTCCCTTATCTTCGGAGATGTGCATTACTTCTACAACTACTAAGTTCTTCTGCACGAGTGCCAATTTTTGATGGAGAGACTGCTTTGGAAACATATCTTGTGGGTAACAATATGATTGACAACATCACAGTGGAACTCAACGAAGTTGAGAAGCTCCAGAAAATGTTTGAGATTCCTCCATTGGATATTGTTCTTAAGGATAGAACCTCGCGGTTACTTGTTTCAAAAtggttttgtcattttaataaagaatttgaatttcagagatttaaaattataaagcaCTGCACACCTGCAGTAGCTTTTCAATTAATTCGTTTACCTCATGTCTACCATGATCTATTGCAGAG GTACATAAAAAAGCGGTGTGCTGACTGCAAACATGTCATTGATGATCCTGCATTATGCCTGATATGTGGTAAACTGTGCTCACCAAGCTGGAAATCATGTTGCAG AGAAAGTGGATGCCAAGCTCATGCAAATATCTGTGCTGCCGGCACTGGTGTATTTTTGCTGATTAGG aGGACAACAATTCTACTGCAGAGATCTGCACGTCAGGCTCCTTGGCCATCACCTTATTTGGATGCTTTTGGTGAGGAG GATATTGAAATGCGTCGTGGAAAACCATTGTATTTGAATGAAGAACGTTATGCTGCCCTATCATATATG gTTGCTTGTCATGGCCTCGATCGAAGTTCCAAGGTTCTAGGGCAAACTACAATTGGGTCTATCTTCGTGATTTAA
- the LOC101209105 gene encoding mitochondrial import inner membrane translocase subunit Tim9 has protein sequence MDKNMLADLDGLPEEDKIKMATMIDQLQIRDSLRMYNSLVERCFTDCIDNFQRKSLTKQEETCVRRCAEKFLKHSMRVGMRFAELNQGAATSD, from the exons ATGGACAAGAACATGCTTGCTGATTTGGATGGGCTTCCTGAAGAAGACAAGATCAAAATGGCCACCATGATCGACCAGCTTCAGATCCGAGACAG TCTGAGAATGTACAACTCATTGGTTGAGAGATGCTTCACAGATTGTATCGATAACTTCCAGCGAAAATCCTTGACCAAGCAAGAGGAAACATGTGTACGTAGGTGTGCCGAGAAGTTCTTGAAGCACTCAATGCGCGTTGGAATGAGATTTGCTGAGCTCAACCAAGGAGCCGCTACCTCAGATTAA
- the LOC101206123 gene encoding RHOMBOID-like protein 1 produces MAEHHPLDIQINSRQGTAIHPIEADGQSLQASGSVAFWEVKQFRKWIPWLIPSFVIANIVTFFITMSVNNCPKNSVSCIARFLGRFSFQSLKENPLLGPSSLTLRRMGALEVNKVVHGNQLWRLITCIWLHAGVFHLLANMLSLLVIGIRLEQEFGFIRIGLLYVISGFGGSLLSSLFIQSNISVGASGALFGLLGGMLSELITNWTIYSNKVAALVTLLVIIAINLAVGILPHVDNFAHIGGFISGFLLGFVFLIRPQFGWVSQRYTSQTNSSFGANHKFKIYQCVLWIISLILLIAGFTVGMVLLSRGFDANRHCSWCHYLSCVPTSKWSCNSEPTYCLSQQVGNQLNLTCSSNGKFRTYILPNASNSAIQGLCSSLCN; encoded by the exons ATGGCAGAACACCATCCTTTAGATATTCAAATCAATTCCCGGCAAGGTACTGCAATCCACCCTATAGAGGCGGATGGCCAGTCGTTACAGGCATCAGGTTCAGTTGCTTTTTGGGAAGTCAAGCAATTCAGGAAATGGATACCTTGGTTAATTCCATCATTTGTTATAGCCAATATTGTTACGTTCTTTATCACCATGTCCGTTAATAACTGCCCTAAGAATTCAGTCTCTTGTATTGCTCGATTCTTGGGTAGATTCTCTTTCCAGTCCCTAAAAGAAAATCCTCTGCTTGGACCTTCATCTCTAAC GCTACGGAGGATGGGTGCACTAGAAGTTAATAAAGTTGTTCATGGAAACCAACTATGGCGTCTTATTACTTGTATATGGTTACATGCCGgtgtttttcatttattggCAAATATGTTAAGTCTCTTGGTCATTGGAATTCGTCTTGAACAAGAATTCGGATTTA TACGGATAGGTTTGCTATATGTTATATCTGGATTTGGTGGGAGTCTGTTGTCTTCACTATTCATCCAATCTAACATTTCTGTTGGGGCTTCTGGTGCCTTATTTGGGTTGCTCGGAGGAATGCTTTCTGAACTCATCACTAACTGGACGATATATTCTAATAAG GTTGCAGCTCTTGTTACTCTGTTGGTTATTATAGCGATCAATTTGGCAGTAGGAATTCTTCCTCATGTTGACAATTTTGCTCATATTGGAGGATTTATTTCTGGATTTCTTCTGGGGTTTGTATTTCTCATTCGCCCGCAGTTTGGATGGGTTAGCCAAAGATATACTTCTCAAACAAATTCTTCCTTTGGTGCCAATCATAAATTCAAGATATATCAATGTGTATTGTGGATCATTTCGCTAATACTTCTGATTGCCGG GTTCACCGTTGGTATGGTTTTACTTAGTCGAGGATTTGATGCAAACCGTCATTGTTCTTGGTGTCATTATTTGTCTTGCGTTCCTACTTCAAAATGGAGCTGTAATTCAGAACCTACATACTGTTTG TCACAGCAAGTAGGTAACCAGTTGAATCTAACATGCTCAAGCAACGGCAAATTCAGGACGTATATTCTACCAAATGCTTCAAATTCAGCGATACAAGGTTTGTGTTCTAGTCTTTGCAATTGA